In Hymenobacter chitinivorans DSM 11115, a single window of DNA contains:
- a CDS encoding M1 family metallopeptidase, whose amino-acid sequence MLRNVLLAAGLATLTAAPLLAQNTNSGTDKFQQLDQLLPTPNSFRTASGAPGADYWQQRADYNIRVTLDDNKQAITGAEDITYTNLSPDVLTYLWVQLDQNILDKNSITTATQVGEVKDKMSFQAMEYLMRSDFDGGFKIESVKLKGGKALKHTINHTMMRIDLPTPLRPKQAVTFSVAWHYNINDQLKISERSGYEFFPEDKNYLYEIAQFYPRMAVYNDVRGWQHKQFLGNGEFTLPFGDYRVSITAPADHVVGATGVLQNPDQVLTATQRKRLAQAADSKKPVLIVTQMEAEQAEQKRVKGTKTWTYAAKNVRDFAWASSRKFIWDAMEIEQAGKPVLCMSYYPKEGNPLWGKYSTEVVAHTIKTYSKHTIDYEYPVAISVHGPVGGMEYPMICFNGGRPEKDGTYSADRKYGMISVIIHEVGHNFFPMIINSDERQWTWMDEGLNTFVQYLTEQEWERNYPSRRGEPKNIVEYMRTDKSLQTPIMTNSESVLQFGPNAYAKPATGLNILRETVMGRELFDHAFKTYAQRWAYKHPEPADFFRTMEDASGTDLDWFWRGWFYTTDHTDLSIEGVKWYTVDSKNPEIENAKRREMLNSAPQTLSQQRNLQDIQKTLVDEKPELKDFYNNFDPTATTDADKARYQQYVQSLSEEQRSRLNAGLHFYELDLRNIGGLTMPVIVQMTYEDGKTEVVNIPAEIWRKNNEHITKVFITPKPVVSFALDPFQETADTDLSNNSFPRKLAPSRFELYQQQQQAAPNPMQQQSTSQQNRPAGTGSSTGGTN is encoded by the coding sequence ATGCTCAGAAACGTACTGCTGGCCGCGGGCCTGGCCACGCTGACGGCGGCCCCGCTGCTGGCCCAAAACACCAACTCCGGCACTGATAAGTTTCAGCAGCTCGACCAGCTGCTGCCCACGCCCAACTCCTTCCGTACGGCCTCCGGGGCCCCGGGCGCCGACTACTGGCAGCAGCGCGCCGACTACAACATCCGGGTGACGCTGGATGACAACAAGCAGGCTATTACGGGCGCCGAGGACATTACTTACACCAACCTCTCGCCCGACGTGCTGACCTACCTCTGGGTGCAGCTCGACCAGAACATCCTCGACAAGAACTCCATTACCACCGCCACCCAGGTAGGTGAGGTGAAGGACAAAATGTCGTTTCAGGCCATGGAGTATTTGATGCGCTCCGACTTCGACGGCGGCTTCAAGATTGAGTCGGTGAAGCTCAAGGGCGGCAAAGCCCTGAAGCACACCATCAACCACACCATGATGCGCATCGACCTGCCCACGCCCCTGCGGCCCAAGCAGGCCGTGACCTTCAGCGTGGCCTGGCACTACAACATCAACGACCAGCTCAAAATCAGTGAGCGGAGCGGCTACGAGTTCTTCCCCGAAGACAAGAACTACCTCTACGAAATTGCCCAGTTCTACCCCCGCATGGCCGTCTACAACGACGTGCGCGGCTGGCAGCACAAGCAGTTTCTGGGCAACGGCGAATTCACGTTGCCCTTCGGCGACTACCGCGTGAGCATCACCGCCCCCGCCGACCACGTGGTGGGGGCTACCGGCGTGCTGCAGAATCCCGATCAGGTGCTGACGGCCACCCAGCGCAAGCGCCTGGCCCAGGCCGCCGACTCGAAGAAGCCCGTGCTCATCGTGACGCAGATGGAAGCCGAGCAGGCTGAGCAGAAGCGCGTGAAAGGCACCAAAACCTGGACCTACGCCGCCAAAAACGTGCGTGACTTCGCCTGGGCCTCGTCCCGTAAGTTTATCTGGGACGCCATGGAAATCGAGCAGGCCGGCAAGCCCGTGCTGTGCATGAGCTACTACCCCAAGGAAGGCAACCCGCTGTGGGGCAAGTACTCGACCGAAGTCGTGGCCCACACCATCAAAACCTACTCCAAGCACACCATCGACTACGAATACCCCGTAGCCATTTCGGTGCACGGCCCGGTGGGCGGCATGGAATACCCGATGATCTGCTTTAACGGCGGCCGGCCCGAGAAGGACGGCACCTACTCGGCCGACCGGAAATACGGGATGATTTCGGTGATTATCCACGAAGTAGGCCACAATTTCTTTCCCATGATTATCAACTCCGACGAGCGGCAGTGGACGTGGATGGACGAGGGCCTGAACACCTTCGTGCAGTACCTGACCGAGCAGGAGTGGGAACGAAACTACCCCTCGCGCCGCGGGGAGCCCAAGAACATTGTGGAGTACATGCGCACCGACAAGAGCCTGCAAACCCCGATTATGACCAACTCGGAGTCGGTGCTGCAGTTTGGGCCCAACGCCTACGCCAAGCCTGCCACAGGCCTGAACATCCTGCGCGAAACGGTGATGGGCCGGGAGCTGTTCGACCACGCCTTCAAAACCTACGCCCAGCGCTGGGCCTACAAGCACCCCGAGCCGGCCGACTTCTTCCGCACCATGGAAGACGCTTCGGGCACCGACCTCGACTGGTTCTGGCGCGGCTGGTTCTACACCACCGACCACACCGACCTCAGCATCGAGGGCGTGAAGTGGTACACCGTGGACTCGAAGAACCCTGAAATCGAGAATGCCAAGCGCCGCGAAATGCTCAACAGCGCCCCCCAGACCCTGAGCCAGCAGCGCAACCTGCAGGACATTCAGAAAACCCTGGTCGACGAAAAGCCCGAGCTCAAGGACTTCTACAACAACTTCGACCCCACCGCCACCACCGACGCCGATAAGGCCCGCTACCAGCAGTACGTTCAGTCGCTCAGCGAAGAACAGCGCAGCCGCCTCAACGCCGGCCTGCACTTCTACGAGCTGGACCTGCGCAACATCGGTGGTCTGACGATGCCCGTCATTGTGCAGATGACCTACGAGGACGGTAAAACCGAAGTGGTAAACATTCCGGCCGAAATCTGGCGCAAAAACAACGAGCACATCACCAAAGTCTTCATCACGCCCAAGCCTGTGGTGAGCTTCGCCCTGGACCCCTTCCAGGAAACGGCCGACACCGACTTGAGCAACAACAGCTTCCCGCGCAAGCTGGCGCCCTCGCGCTTCGAGCTGTATCAGCAGCAGCAGCAAGCCGCGCCCAACCCGATGCAGCAGCAAAGCACCTCCCAGCAAAACCGGCCCGCCGGGACTGGTAGCAGCACCGGCGGCACCAACTAA
- a CDS encoding DHCW motif cupin fold protein, which yields MTTSPIPFQVTDWARIPATEHPGETGVAYWRTLQLGSLRVRMVEYSAGYMADHWCQKGHLLFVTEGELLTELADGQTFRMSAGMSYEVSDELSSHRSSTEHGAKLIIVDGSFLSS from the coding sequence ATGACTACCTCTCCCATCCCCTTCCAGGTTACCGACTGGGCCCGGATTCCCGCCACTGAGCACCCCGGCGAAACCGGCGTGGCCTATTGGCGCACCTTGCAGCTGGGCAGCCTACGGGTGCGTATGGTGGAGTACTCGGCGGGCTACATGGCCGACCATTGGTGCCAGAAAGGCCATCTGCTGTTCGTCACCGAGGGCGAGCTGCTCACCGAGCTGGCCGACGGCCAAACGTTCCGCATGAGTGCGGGTATGTCGTACGAAGTATCGGATGAGCTCAGCTCCCACCGCTCTTCTACCGAGCACGGGGCCAAGCTTATTATCGTGGATGGCAGCTTTCTGAGCAGCTAG
- a CDS encoding PH domain-containing protein, protein MGILDGLLGNASENDAQELQQELTRLLATGERVEKAYAIIRDQIIFTNKRLILVDKQGVTGKKREILSVPYRSIERFSMETTGHFDLDAELKIWIRGQAEPLTKNFRDDQSIHDISRALAEYAL, encoded by the coding sequence ATGGGAATTCTCGACGGCCTGCTGGGCAATGCATCCGAAAACGACGCGCAGGAGCTCCAGCAGGAGCTCACCCGCCTGCTGGCCACCGGCGAGCGGGTGGAAAAAGCCTACGCCATCATCCGCGACCAGATTATTTTCACCAACAAGCGCCTGATTCTGGTGGACAAACAAGGCGTGACGGGCAAAAAGCGTGAAATCCTGAGCGTACCTTACCGCAGCATCGAGCGGTTCTCGATGGAAACCACCGGCCACTTCGACCTCGACGCCGAGCTCAAAATCTGGATCCGCGGCCAGGCCGAGCCCCTCACCAAAAACTTCCGCGACGACCAAAGCATCCACGACATCAGCCGCGCCCTGGCCGAGTACGCCTTGTGA
- a CDS encoding NAD(P)/FAD-dependent oxidoreductase, whose translation MDTNLPVSSQPRVVIVGCGFGGLRLAKSLRDAPVQVVVVDRNNYHNFQPLLYQVATGALEADSIAYPIRKIFAGQKNFFYRMADVQRVDTAANVVHTSVGDIHYDYLVLATGSLTNFFGIESLEKNAMQIKSIPNALNLRSFIFQNFEKALLTENPEEKQALMNIVVVGGGPTGVEISGSLAEMRKHVLPKDYPELDLSKMQIILVEAGAELLGPMSVKSQQDAMRYMEELGVKVVLNTHIKGYENCRAYYSDTEFIPTENLIWAAGVNGAAVPGIPEEIVARNKRINVNQWNQVQGMTNVFAIGDVANMVTEDMPKGLPMLAPVAQQQADLLGDNLQRIIKGQAPVPFVYKNKGVMAIVSRNKAVVDLPKDVHFSGILGWFTWLFVHLMTLVGFRNKVVAFVDWAFSYFSSDQALRLIIRPFSRRDVKDDQGKKKAEHATGTPQYNPTPPAIQTPAA comes from the coding sequence ATGGATACGAATCTTCCGGTTTCATCTCAGCCCCGCGTCGTGATTGTGGGGTGTGGTTTCGGGGGCCTGCGCCTGGCCAAATCCCTGCGCGACGCGCCGGTGCAGGTGGTGGTGGTCGACCGCAACAACTACCACAACTTCCAGCCGCTGCTCTACCAAGTGGCCACCGGCGCGCTGGAAGCCGACAGCATTGCCTACCCGATTCGCAAGATTTTCGCCGGCCAGAAGAATTTCTTCTACCGCATGGCCGACGTGCAGCGCGTGGATACGGCTGCCAACGTGGTCCACACCAGCGTGGGCGACATCCACTACGACTACCTGGTGCTGGCCACGGGCTCGTTGACCAACTTCTTCGGCATTGAAAGCCTGGAGAAAAACGCCATGCAGATCAAGAGCATCCCGAATGCCTTGAACCTGCGCAGCTTTATCTTCCAGAACTTTGAAAAGGCCCTGCTCACCGAAAACCCCGAGGAGAAGCAGGCCCTGATGAACATCGTGGTGGTGGGCGGCGGCCCGACGGGCGTCGAAATCAGCGGCTCCTTGGCCGAGATGCGCAAGCACGTGCTGCCCAAAGACTACCCCGAGCTGGACTTGAGCAAGATGCAGATCATCCTGGTGGAAGCCGGGGCCGAGCTGCTCGGGCCGATGTCGGTGAAGTCGCAGCAGGATGCCATGCGCTACATGGAGGAATTGGGCGTGAAAGTGGTGCTCAATACCCACATCAAGGGCTACGAAAACTGCCGGGCCTACTACTCCGATACCGAGTTTATTCCGACCGAAAACCTGATTTGGGCGGCCGGTGTCAACGGGGCGGCCGTGCCCGGCATTCCGGAGGAAATCGTGGCCCGCAACAAGCGCATCAACGTGAACCAGTGGAACCAGGTGCAGGGCATGACCAACGTGTTTGCCATCGGCGACGTGGCCAACATGGTAACGGAAGATATGCCCAAGGGCCTGCCCATGCTGGCCCCCGTGGCCCAGCAGCAGGCCGATTTGCTGGGCGACAACCTGCAACGCATCATCAAAGGCCAGGCCCCGGTGCCGTTCGTCTACAAGAACAAGGGCGTAATGGCCATCGTGAGCCGCAACAAGGCCGTGGTGGACTTGCCCAAGGACGTGCATTTCAGCGGTATCCTAGGCTGGTTTACCTGGCTTTTCGTGCACTTGATGACCCTCGTGGGCTTCCGCAACAAAGTCGTGGCCTTCGTCGACTGGGCCTTTAGCTACTTCAGCTCCGACCAGGCCCTGCGCCTCATTATCCGCCCTTTCAGCCGCCGCGACGTGAAAGACGACCAGGGCAAGAAAAAAGCCGAACACGCCACCGGCACCCCGCAATACAATCCCACCCCGCCCGCTATTCAGACGCCGGCGGCGTAG
- a CDS encoding carboxypeptidase-like regulatory domain-containing protein, with protein sequence MSGSVRISSSWLVAVLVIVVLLLGLSPTRARAQGQRRVVQFTGIIATGDSLLGVPGATVFVPKAGRGTATNAYGYFSLPVLTGDSIVIRSLGYRNQTVVIPPDYQRQSYSVIVQLKEDATILPEVRIFPYATEKEFKRAFLALKLPKERGSAMADNLNEQVLRRIFNNAPVTSMGNYRQTMQNQQYDQARRMGTAPTPQTNNPLLNPFSWLQLINQIKQGEFKKKEGVDY encoded by the coding sequence ATGTCTGGTAGTGTTCGAATTTCTTCTTCTTGGCTAGTCGCGGTGCTGGTCATCGTGGTCCTGCTGCTGGGGCTGAGCCCCACGCGGGCCCGGGCCCAGGGGCAGCGCCGCGTGGTGCAGTTTACCGGCATTATTGCCACCGGTGATAGTTTGCTGGGCGTGCCCGGTGCCACCGTATTTGTGCCCAAAGCCGGCCGCGGCACGGCCACCAATGCCTACGGCTACTTTTCGCTGCCGGTGCTCACCGGCGACAGTATCGTGATTCGCTCCCTGGGCTACCGCAACCAAACGGTGGTGATTCCGCCCGACTACCAGCGCCAGAGCTACTCGGTAATCGTGCAGCTCAAGGAAGACGCCACCATTCTGCCCGAGGTGCGCATCTTTCCCTACGCCACCGAAAAGGAGTTTAAGCGGGCTTTCCTGGCTCTGAAGCTGCCCAAGGAGCGGGGCTCGGCCATGGCCGACAACCTCAACGAGCAGGTGCTGCGCCGCATTTTCAACAACGCGCCGGTAACCAGCATGGGCAACTACCGCCAGACCATGCAAAACCAGCAGTACGACCAGGCCCGGCGCATGGGTACCGCGCCCACGCCCCAAACCAACAACCCGCTGCTGAACCCCTTCAGCTGGCTGCAGCTCATCAACCAGATCAAGCAGGGCGAATTCAAAAAGAAAGAAGGCGTCGATTATTAA
- a CDS encoding ArsR/SmtB family transcription factor, translating to MRLKHFSVAFGQQLFKAFGDDSRVRILHLLWRNQEMCISDLEQVLDFTQTKTSRQLLYLKNAGLVNFRRLDNWAFYFIKDEVTDLVVQLLALMEKDAQLLHDQQIYQTLWSNRELAAYKLQNRRWTGMP from the coding sequence ATGCGCCTAAAACACTTCAGCGTTGCATTTGGTCAACAACTATTCAAAGCTTTTGGTGACGACTCGCGGGTGCGCATCCTGCATTTGCTGTGGCGCAACCAGGAAATGTGCATTTCCGACCTGGAACAGGTCTTGGACTTCACCCAAACCAAGACGTCCCGGCAATTATTGTATCTGAAAAATGCAGGTTTGGTGAATTTTCGGCGACTCGACAACTGGGCCTTCTACTTTATCAAGGACGAAGTAACCGATTTGGTGGTGCAGCTGTTGGCCCTGATGGAAAAGGACGCCCAGCTTCTGCACGACCAGCAGATTTACCAGACGCTGTGGTCGAACCGCGAGCTGGCCGCGTACAAGCTCCAAAACCGCCGCTGGACCGGCATGCCCTAG
- a CDS encoding (2Fe-2S) ferredoxin domain-containing protein — protein sequence MTLAYHLFVCNNQKDEIGKDVARALKIEIKKQGLKSLLLGGVKHKTRVQTCNCLDVCKHCKKGPGAAVIIYPEGTLYGDVRPKDAADIVQNHLLDGRVVKRLLLD from the coding sequence ATGACGCTGGCTTATCACCTGTTTGTGTGCAACAACCAAAAAGACGAAATCGGCAAGGACGTGGCCCGCGCCCTCAAGATTGAAATCAAGAAGCAGGGCCTCAAAAGCCTGCTGCTGGGCGGCGTGAAGCACAAAACCCGGGTCCAGACCTGCAACTGCCTCGACGTGTGTAAGCACTGCAAAAAGGGTCCGGGCGCGGCCGTCATCATTTACCCCGAAGGCACGCTCTACGGCGACGTGCGGCCCAAGGACGCGGCCGACATCGTGCAGAATCATTTGCTCGACGGCCGGGTTGTAAAAAGACTATTGCTGGATTAA
- a CDS encoding YjjG family noncanonical pyrimidine nucleotidase: MPIFAPAKQYRHLFFDLDHTLWDFEKNADETLRTLFERHNLGRFGTFTVDQFIDRYRDVNHALWRLYQNNKITQQQLRSIRFVRTLTKLGVDEADVPFNISQQFTDLLPQKSAVFPFTHEVLDYLQGKYTMHLITNGFKDIQHLKLTSSNLTDYFQEVITSECSGYLKPDARMFRHALARTGATAAESLMIGDNLECDVLGAYNAGIDQVYFNPEKRRHFASTTYEISCLSELRDIL; this comes from the coding sequence GTGCCCATCTTCGCCCCCGCCAAGCAGTACCGCCACCTGTTTTTCGACCTGGACCACACGCTCTGGGACTTCGAGAAGAACGCCGACGAAACCCTGCGTACCCTGTTCGAGCGCCACAACCTGGGCCGCTTCGGCACGTTCACCGTCGACCAGTTCATCGACCGGTACCGCGACGTGAACCACGCGCTGTGGCGGCTCTACCAGAACAACAAAATCACCCAGCAGCAGCTGCGCAGCATCCGGTTTGTGCGCACACTCACCAAGCTCGGCGTAGACGAGGCCGACGTGCCCTTCAACATCAGCCAGCAGTTCACCGATTTGCTGCCCCAGAAGTCGGCCGTGTTTCCCTTCACCCACGAGGTGCTGGATTACCTGCAAGGCAAGTACACGATGCACCTGATTACCAACGGCTTCAAGGACATCCAGCACCTCAAGCTGACGTCCTCGAACCTGACCGATTACTTCCAGGAAGTCATTACCTCCGAGTGCAGCGGCTACCTCAAGCCCGACGCCCGCATGTTTCGGCACGCGCTGGCGCGCACCGGCGCCACGGCCGCCGAAAGCCTGATGATAGGCGACAATCTGGAGTGCGATGTGCTGGGCGCCTACAACGCCGGCATCGACCAGGTGTACTTCAACCCCGAGAAGCGGCGCCACTTTGCCAGCACCACCTACGAAATCAGCTGTTTGAGCGAGCTACGCGACATTTTGTAG
- a CDS encoding lanthionine synthetase LanC family protein: MNSKMVKPYLSSAHKDKDGLVTGWRDIHTILANKSGVGRDAVPEMLGYAVYYYAVYRAFGQEQDAVRAKELLSQLLLLLARNPPVGGWSAAGLDDMVVLAWLQAELVQYAVLDPGKPDPLAEWDLRLLTGATHLIASASANRAALLRIVRYFCLRLPQQLAPGQWEQVTDLIERLLSEKVLGFVHPAPAGAPATRLGLADGLAGELLLLVQLAERGIFRAGIMEQVRQGILSILAAKREVDFSEKKYAIFPDEIGSGPEAETRFSNELSWRTSDLGQALLFYKSYELLQDQELVRLAELVGLNTLLRADVRTTAITTAEFGSGAAGVAHLYRKLYQLSGHEAYRKGYAYWLTQTRSWLTHELHTDFYQHREHDLRRGLVGVGLVLLSAISEQEIGWDRALL; this comes from the coding sequence ATGAATAGTAAAATGGTGAAGCCTTATTTATCGTCGGCGCACAAGGACAAAGACGGCCTGGTAACGGGCTGGCGCGACATTCACACAATTCTCGCCAACAAGAGCGGGGTCGGTAGGGACGCGGTGCCCGAAATGCTGGGCTACGCCGTGTACTACTACGCCGTGTACCGGGCTTTCGGGCAGGAGCAGGATGCCGTCCGGGCCAAAGAGCTGCTTAGTCAGTTGCTGCTGCTGCTGGCCCGGAATCCACCGGTTGGCGGCTGGTCGGCGGCGGGGCTGGACGATATGGTCGTGCTGGCGTGGCTGCAGGCCGAACTGGTGCAGTACGCGGTGCTGGACCCCGGAAAACCAGACCCGCTGGCCGAGTGGGACCTGCGCCTGCTCACGGGAGCAACTCACCTGATTGCCAGCGCCAGCGCCAACCGGGCCGCCCTGCTGCGAATTGTGCGCTACTTCTGCCTGCGCCTGCCCCAGCAGCTGGCTCCCGGTCAGTGGGAGCAGGTTACGGACCTGATTGAGCGGCTCCTGAGCGAAAAAGTGCTGGGCTTCGTGCATCCCGCCCCGGCTGGGGCACCGGCTACCCGCCTGGGGCTGGCCGACGGGCTAGCCGGGGAGCTGCTGCTGCTAGTGCAGCTGGCCGAGCGCGGCATCTTCCGCGCGGGCATCATGGAGCAGGTACGGCAGGGTATTCTGTCCATTCTGGCGGCGAAGCGCGAGGTTGATTTTTCGGAAAAGAAATACGCCATCTTTCCCGATGAAATTGGTAGTGGTCCGGAGGCGGAAACCCGGTTCAGCAACGAGCTGAGCTGGCGCACGAGCGACCTGGGCCAGGCCCTGCTGTTTTACAAGAGCTACGAGTTGCTGCAGGATCAGGAGCTGGTGCGGCTAGCGGAACTGGTCGGCCTCAACACCCTGCTCCGCGCCGATGTCCGCACCACGGCTATTACCACGGCCGAGTTTGGCTCCGGAGCCGCCGGCGTGGCCCACCTCTACCGCAAGCTCTACCAGCTCAGCGGCCACGAGGCTTACCGCAAAGGCTACGCCTACTGGCTTACCCAAACGCGCAGCTGGCTCACCCACGAGCTTCATACCGACTTCTACCAACACCGTGAGCACGACCTGCGGCGGGGGCTAGTGGGCGTGGGCCTAGTGCTGCTCTCGGCCATCAGTGAGCAGGAAATAGGCTGGGACCGGGCGCTGCTGTAG